The following coding sequences lie in one Arachis hypogaea cultivar Tifrunner chromosome 9, arahy.Tifrunner.gnm2.J5K5, whole genome shotgun sequence genomic window:
- the LOC112710424 gene encoding uncharacterized protein isoform X4, which produces MNGVAMVEGDGRLVPATDDEVMEMEDFLEHENSEMRVVADTGQSLECISIERSSSGKLRLECPKGTADADFGKLNAKLQYIEQMLQKVKQEERLRLSCESPVPSRVKKDNQCSDDKAVTVENNQSDGPHHEIPSLASSLNYTHSNQSGSVDQCSRPSEGVIESGSSASAVYSALKSNFSMFDGEICLDKLSIRELHELFKVTFGRETTVKDKQWLKRRIAMSLTNSRDVSATTFIIKDNKIVRKCEDSSGNGDAEDVISMENAPVEADVNMKDSSALEGCGTEDNQVVFETKLGKHDMEHGLGGEDHQRAAKRIRKPTKRYIEELSENESREPNPMASLSSSRNMGPGLSTTSYVRLSGDASSEVRTFITRVDSLGGSDVQVPCVSRVRRSHPRKDFTSLTKFLPIGIAKTAKSDNKVLAENGSCAASENPDKILKARSAPGKLQPVRATETLPSCEPEKEKQLPGVSTSEPQQELRPKRVDPLSHTSEDSIVTVPTAKGGMRRKHHRAWTLVEVMKLVDGVSRCGAGRWSEIKRLSFSSHSYRTSVDLKDKWRNLLKASFAQAPADEGMNVRKHGTAPIPEPILLRVRELAQMNSQAPPNFSSSKLVAGAGNAHGDRPGYL; this is translated from the exons ATGAACGGAGTTGCCATG GTTGAAGGTGATGGGAGGTTAGTGCCTGCAACAGATGATGAAGTAATGGAGATGGAGgattttcttgagcatgaaaacAGTGAAATGCGTGTTGTTGCAGACACTGGGCAAAGTTTGGAGTGCATATCAATTGAAAGATCATCTTCTGGGAAACTTCGATTGGAGTGCCCAAAAG GCACTGCGGATGCAGATTTTGGGAAACTAAATGCAAAATTACAG TACATTGAGCAGATGTTGCAAAAGGTCAAACAAGAAGAGAGACTTCGATTGTCTTGTGAATCACCTGTTCCTTCTCGTGTAAAGAAGGACAACCAGTGTTCTGATGATAAAGCTGTCACAGTTGAGAATAATCAATCTGATGGCCCACACCATGAAATTCCTTCTTTAGCATCAAGCTTAAATTATACGCATAGTAATCAATCTGGGAGTGTTGATCAGTGTTCCAGACCTTCAGAAGGAGTGATTGAGAGCGGATCATCTGCTTCTGCTGTCTATTCTGCTTTGAAGTCCAATTTTTCAATGTTTGATGGAGAAATATGCTTGGACAAGCTATCCATCAGAGAACTACATGAACTGTTTAAAGTAACTTTTGGTCGGGAAACTACTGTGAAAGACAAGCAGTGGCTGAAAAGGAGGATTGCCATGAGTTTAACAAACTCGCGTGATGTTTCAGCAACAACTTTCATTATTAAAGATAACAAAATAGTAAGAAAATGTGAAGACAGTTCTGGAAATGGAGATGCTGAAGATGTAATCTCCATGGAAAATGCACCTGTAGAAGCAGATGTTAACATGAAGGATTCATCTGCTTTGGAGGGTTGTGGAACTGAAGATAATCAAGTTGTTTTTGAAACAAAACTGGGAAAACATGATATGGAACATGGATTGGGAGGTGAGGATCACCAAAGAGCTGCAAAAAGAATTCGGAAGCCCACCAAGAGATATATTGAAGAGCTCTCTGAAAATGAATCTAGAGAGCCCAACCCCATGGCATCGTTAAGTTCAAGTAGAAATATGGGACCTGGACTTTCTACAACTTCATATGTGAGGCTTTCTGGGGATGCTTCTTCAGAGGTGAGAACATTTATCACCAGGGTAGACTCACTCGGAGGTTCTGATGTTCAAGTTCCTTGTGTTTCTCGGGTTCGAAGAAGTCATCCAAGGAAAGATTTTACATCACTTACG AAATTCCTTCCAATTGGCATTGCCAAGACTGCAAAATCAGATAATAAGGTTCTTGCAGAAAATGGTTCTTGTGCTGCTAGTGAGAATCCAGACAAAATCCTGAAGGCAAGATCCGCTCCTGGAAAGCTTCAGCCAGTGAGAGCAACTGAGACTTTG CCTTCTTGTGAACCTGAAAAAGAGAAGCAGCTTCCAGGAGTAAGCACAAGCGAACCACAGCAGGAATTGAGACCAAAAAGGGTGGATCCACTCAGCCATACCTCAGAGGACAGTATAGTTACTGTTCCCACTGCTAAAggtggaatgagaaggaaacatCATCGAGCGTGGACTCTTGTTGAGGTAATGAAGTTGGTTGATGGTGTATCACGGTGTGGCGCAGGGAGGTGGTCTGAGATCAAACGGCTCTCCTTTTCATCACACTCGTATCGTACCTCTGTCGATCTTAAG GACAAGTGGAGGAATTTGCTCAAGGCTAGCTTTGCTCAGGCACCTGCAGATGAAGGG ATGAACGTGCGGAAGCATGGTACAGCGCCAATCCCGGAACCGATTTTGCTACGAGTACGAGAGCTTGCGCAGATGAATTCTCAGGCACCTCCAAATTTCAGCTCAAGCAAGTTAGTAGCTGGTGCTGGAAATGCACACGGAGATAGACCAGGGTACTTGTAG
- the LOC112710424 gene encoding uncharacterized protein isoform X1, whose product METVVAIEHNDDDGKLEDIGVDRSSFSLSSPKQIANPVVYKLVRVEGDGRLVPATDDEVMEMEDFLEHENSEMRVVADTGQSLECISIERSSSGKLRLECPKGTADADFGKLNAKLQYIEQMLQKVKQEERLRLSCESPVPSRVKKDNQCSDDKAVTVENNQSDGPHHEIPSLASSLNYTHSNQSGSVDQCSRPSEGVIESGSSASAVYSALKSNFSMFDGEICLDKLSIRELHELFKVTFGRETTVKDKQWLKRRIAMSLTNSRDVSATTFIIKDNKIVRKCEDSSGNGDAEDVISMENAPVEADVNMKDSSALEGCGTEDNQVVFETKLGKHDMEHGLGGEDHQRAAKRIRKPTKRYIEELSENESREPNPMASLSSSRNMGPGLSTTSYVRLSGDASSEVRTFITRVDSLGGSDVQVPCVSRVRRSHPRKDFTSLTKFLPIGIAKTAKSDNKVLAENGSCAASENPDKILKARSAPGKLQPVRATETLPSCEPEKEKQLPGVSTSEPQQELRPKRVDPLSHTSEDSIVTVPTAKGGMRRKHHRAWTLVEVMKLVDGVSRCGAGRWSEIKRLSFSSHSYRTSVDLKDKWRNLLKASFAQAPADEGMNVRKHGTAPIPEPILLRVRELAQMNSQAPPNFSSSKLVAGAGNAHGDRPGYL is encoded by the exons ATGGAAACAGTAGTTGCAATTGAAcataatgatgatgatggaaaACTTGAAGACATTGGAGTTGATAGAAGTAGCTTTTCCTTGTCTTCTCCAAAGCAGATTGCAAACCCAGTTGTGTACAAGCTCGTCCGG GTTGAAGGTGATGGGAGGTTAGTGCCTGCAACAGATGATGAAGTAATGGAGATGGAGgattttcttgagcatgaaaacAGTGAAATGCGTGTTGTTGCAGACACTGGGCAAAGTTTGGAGTGCATATCAATTGAAAGATCATCTTCTGGGAAACTTCGATTGGAGTGCCCAAAAG GCACTGCGGATGCAGATTTTGGGAAACTAAATGCAAAATTACAG TACATTGAGCAGATGTTGCAAAAGGTCAAACAAGAAGAGAGACTTCGATTGTCTTGTGAATCACCTGTTCCTTCTCGTGTAAAGAAGGACAACCAGTGTTCTGATGATAAAGCTGTCACAGTTGAGAATAATCAATCTGATGGCCCACACCATGAAATTCCTTCTTTAGCATCAAGCTTAAATTATACGCATAGTAATCAATCTGGGAGTGTTGATCAGTGTTCCAGACCTTCAGAAGGAGTGATTGAGAGCGGATCATCTGCTTCTGCTGTCTATTCTGCTTTGAAGTCCAATTTTTCAATGTTTGATGGAGAAATATGCTTGGACAAGCTATCCATCAGAGAACTACATGAACTGTTTAAAGTAACTTTTGGTCGGGAAACTACTGTGAAAGACAAGCAGTGGCTGAAAAGGAGGATTGCCATGAGTTTAACAAACTCGCGTGATGTTTCAGCAACAACTTTCATTATTAAAGATAACAAAATAGTAAGAAAATGTGAAGACAGTTCTGGAAATGGAGATGCTGAAGATGTAATCTCCATGGAAAATGCACCTGTAGAAGCAGATGTTAACATGAAGGATTCATCTGCTTTGGAGGGTTGTGGAACTGAAGATAATCAAGTTGTTTTTGAAACAAAACTGGGAAAACATGATATGGAACATGGATTGGGAGGTGAGGATCACCAAAGAGCTGCAAAAAGAATTCGGAAGCCCACCAAGAGATATATTGAAGAGCTCTCTGAAAATGAATCTAGAGAGCCCAACCCCATGGCATCGTTAAGTTCAAGTAGAAATATGGGACCTGGACTTTCTACAACTTCATATGTGAGGCTTTCTGGGGATGCTTCTTCAGAGGTGAGAACATTTATCACCAGGGTAGACTCACTCGGAGGTTCTGATGTTCAAGTTCCTTGTGTTTCTCGGGTTCGAAGAAGTCATCCAAGGAAAGATTTTACATCACTTACG AAATTCCTTCCAATTGGCATTGCCAAGACTGCAAAATCAGATAATAAGGTTCTTGCAGAAAATGGTTCTTGTGCTGCTAGTGAGAATCCAGACAAAATCCTGAAGGCAAGATCCGCTCCTGGAAAGCTTCAGCCAGTGAGAGCAACTGAGACTTTG CCTTCTTGTGAACCTGAAAAAGAGAAGCAGCTTCCAGGAGTAAGCACAAGCGAACCACAGCAGGAATTGAGACCAAAAAGGGTGGATCCACTCAGCCATACCTCAGAGGACAGTATAGTTACTGTTCCCACTGCTAAAggtggaatgagaaggaaacatCATCGAGCGTGGACTCTTGTTGAGGTAATGAAGTTGGTTGATGGTGTATCACGGTGTGGCGCAGGGAGGTGGTCTGAGATCAAACGGCTCTCCTTTTCATCACACTCGTATCGTACCTCTGTCGATCTTAAG GACAAGTGGAGGAATTTGCTCAAGGCTAGCTTTGCTCAGGCACCTGCAGATGAAGGG ATGAACGTGCGGAAGCATGGTACAGCGCCAATCCCGGAACCGATTTTGCTACGAGTACGAGAGCTTGCGCAGATGAATTCTCAGGCACCTCCAAATTTCAGCTCAAGCAAGTTAGTAGCTGGTGCTGGAAATGCACACGGAGATAGACCAGGGTACTTGTAG
- the LOC112710424 gene encoding uncharacterized protein isoform X6, protein MNGVAMVEGDGRLVPATDDEVMEMEDFLEHENSEMRVVADTGQSLECISIERSSSGKLRLECPKGTADADFGKLNAKLQMLQKVKQEERLRLSCESPVPSRVKKDNQCSDDKAVTVENNQSDGPHHEIPSLASSLNYTHSNQSGSVDQCSRPSEGVIESGSSASAVYSALKSNFSMFDGEICLDKLSIRELHELFKVTFGRETTVKDKQWLKRRIAMSLTNSRDVSATTFIIKDNKIVRKCEDSSGNGDAEDVISMENAPVEADVNMKDSSALEGCGTEDNQVVFETKLGKHDMEHGLGGEDHQRAAKRIRKPTKRYIEELSENESREPNPMASLSSSRNMGPGLSTTSYVRLSGDASSEVRTFITRVDSLGGSDVQVPCVSRVRRSHPRKDFTSLTKFLPIGIAKTAKSDNKVLAENGSCAASENPDKILKARSAPGKLQPVRATETLPSCEPEKEKQLPGVSTSEPQQELRPKRVDPLSHTSEDSIVTVPTAKGGMRRKHHRAWTLVEVMKLVDGVSRCGAGRWSEIKRLSFSSHSYRTSVDLKDKWRNLLKASFAQAPADEGMNVRKHGTAPIPEPILLRVRELAQMNSQAPPNFSSSKLVAGAGNAHGDRPGYL, encoded by the exons ATGAACGGAGTTGCCATG GTTGAAGGTGATGGGAGGTTAGTGCCTGCAACAGATGATGAAGTAATGGAGATGGAGgattttcttgagcatgaaaacAGTGAAATGCGTGTTGTTGCAGACACTGGGCAAAGTTTGGAGTGCATATCAATTGAAAGATCATCTTCTGGGAAACTTCGATTGGAGTGCCCAAAAG GCACTGCGGATGCAGATTTTGGGAAACTAAATGCAAAATTACAG ATGTTGCAAAAGGTCAAACAAGAAGAGAGACTTCGATTGTCTTGTGAATCACCTGTTCCTTCTCGTGTAAAGAAGGACAACCAGTGTTCTGATGATAAAGCTGTCACAGTTGAGAATAATCAATCTGATGGCCCACACCATGAAATTCCTTCTTTAGCATCAAGCTTAAATTATACGCATAGTAATCAATCTGGGAGTGTTGATCAGTGTTCCAGACCTTCAGAAGGAGTGATTGAGAGCGGATCATCTGCTTCTGCTGTCTATTCTGCTTTGAAGTCCAATTTTTCAATGTTTGATGGAGAAATATGCTTGGACAAGCTATCCATCAGAGAACTACATGAACTGTTTAAAGTAACTTTTGGTCGGGAAACTACTGTGAAAGACAAGCAGTGGCTGAAAAGGAGGATTGCCATGAGTTTAACAAACTCGCGTGATGTTTCAGCAACAACTTTCATTATTAAAGATAACAAAATAGTAAGAAAATGTGAAGACAGTTCTGGAAATGGAGATGCTGAAGATGTAATCTCCATGGAAAATGCACCTGTAGAAGCAGATGTTAACATGAAGGATTCATCTGCTTTGGAGGGTTGTGGAACTGAAGATAATCAAGTTGTTTTTGAAACAAAACTGGGAAAACATGATATGGAACATGGATTGGGAGGTGAGGATCACCAAAGAGCTGCAAAAAGAATTCGGAAGCCCACCAAGAGATATATTGAAGAGCTCTCTGAAAATGAATCTAGAGAGCCCAACCCCATGGCATCGTTAAGTTCAAGTAGAAATATGGGACCTGGACTTTCTACAACTTCATATGTGAGGCTTTCTGGGGATGCTTCTTCAGAGGTGAGAACATTTATCACCAGGGTAGACTCACTCGGAGGTTCTGATGTTCAAGTTCCTTGTGTTTCTCGGGTTCGAAGAAGTCATCCAAGGAAAGATTTTACATCACTTACG AAATTCCTTCCAATTGGCATTGCCAAGACTGCAAAATCAGATAATAAGGTTCTTGCAGAAAATGGTTCTTGTGCTGCTAGTGAGAATCCAGACAAAATCCTGAAGGCAAGATCCGCTCCTGGAAAGCTTCAGCCAGTGAGAGCAACTGAGACTTTG CCTTCTTGTGAACCTGAAAAAGAGAAGCAGCTTCCAGGAGTAAGCACAAGCGAACCACAGCAGGAATTGAGACCAAAAAGGGTGGATCCACTCAGCCATACCTCAGAGGACAGTATAGTTACTGTTCCCACTGCTAAAggtggaatgagaaggaaacatCATCGAGCGTGGACTCTTGTTGAGGTAATGAAGTTGGTTGATGGTGTATCACGGTGTGGCGCAGGGAGGTGGTCTGAGATCAAACGGCTCTCCTTTTCATCACACTCGTATCGTACCTCTGTCGATCTTAAG GACAAGTGGAGGAATTTGCTCAAGGCTAGCTTTGCTCAGGCACCTGCAGATGAAGGG ATGAACGTGCGGAAGCATGGTACAGCGCCAATCCCGGAACCGATTTTGCTACGAGTACGAGAGCTTGCGCAGATGAATTCTCAGGCACCTCCAAATTTCAGCTCAAGCAAGTTAGTAGCTGGTGCTGGAAATGCACACGGAGATAGACCAGGGTACTTGTAG
- the LOC112710424 gene encoding uncharacterized protein isoform X2, protein METVVAIEHNDDDGKLEDIGVDRSSFSLSSPKQIANPVVYKLVRVEGDGRLVPATDDEVMEMEDFLEHENSEMRVVADTGQSLECISIERSSSGKLRLECPKGTADADFGKLNAKLQMLQKVKQEERLRLSCESPVPSRVKKDNQCSDDKAVTVENNQSDGPHHEIPSLASSLNYTHSNQSGSVDQCSRPSEGVIESGSSASAVYSALKSNFSMFDGEICLDKLSIRELHELFKVTFGRETTVKDKQWLKRRIAMSLTNSRDVSATTFIIKDNKIVRKCEDSSGNGDAEDVISMENAPVEADVNMKDSSALEGCGTEDNQVVFETKLGKHDMEHGLGGEDHQRAAKRIRKPTKRYIEELSENESREPNPMASLSSSRNMGPGLSTTSYVRLSGDASSEVRTFITRVDSLGGSDVQVPCVSRVRRSHPRKDFTSLTKFLPIGIAKTAKSDNKVLAENGSCAASENPDKILKARSAPGKLQPVRATETLPSCEPEKEKQLPGVSTSEPQQELRPKRVDPLSHTSEDSIVTVPTAKGGMRRKHHRAWTLVEVMKLVDGVSRCGAGRWSEIKRLSFSSHSYRTSVDLKDKWRNLLKASFAQAPADEGMNVRKHGTAPIPEPILLRVRELAQMNSQAPPNFSSSKLVAGAGNAHGDRPGYL, encoded by the exons ATGGAAACAGTAGTTGCAATTGAAcataatgatgatgatggaaaACTTGAAGACATTGGAGTTGATAGAAGTAGCTTTTCCTTGTCTTCTCCAAAGCAGATTGCAAACCCAGTTGTGTACAAGCTCGTCCGG GTTGAAGGTGATGGGAGGTTAGTGCCTGCAACAGATGATGAAGTAATGGAGATGGAGgattttcttgagcatgaaaacAGTGAAATGCGTGTTGTTGCAGACACTGGGCAAAGTTTGGAGTGCATATCAATTGAAAGATCATCTTCTGGGAAACTTCGATTGGAGTGCCCAAAAG GCACTGCGGATGCAGATTTTGGGAAACTAAATGCAAAATTACAG ATGTTGCAAAAGGTCAAACAAGAAGAGAGACTTCGATTGTCTTGTGAATCACCTGTTCCTTCTCGTGTAAAGAAGGACAACCAGTGTTCTGATGATAAAGCTGTCACAGTTGAGAATAATCAATCTGATGGCCCACACCATGAAATTCCTTCTTTAGCATCAAGCTTAAATTATACGCATAGTAATCAATCTGGGAGTGTTGATCAGTGTTCCAGACCTTCAGAAGGAGTGATTGAGAGCGGATCATCTGCTTCTGCTGTCTATTCTGCTTTGAAGTCCAATTTTTCAATGTTTGATGGAGAAATATGCTTGGACAAGCTATCCATCAGAGAACTACATGAACTGTTTAAAGTAACTTTTGGTCGGGAAACTACTGTGAAAGACAAGCAGTGGCTGAAAAGGAGGATTGCCATGAGTTTAACAAACTCGCGTGATGTTTCAGCAACAACTTTCATTATTAAAGATAACAAAATAGTAAGAAAATGTGAAGACAGTTCTGGAAATGGAGATGCTGAAGATGTAATCTCCATGGAAAATGCACCTGTAGAAGCAGATGTTAACATGAAGGATTCATCTGCTTTGGAGGGTTGTGGAACTGAAGATAATCAAGTTGTTTTTGAAACAAAACTGGGAAAACATGATATGGAACATGGATTGGGAGGTGAGGATCACCAAAGAGCTGCAAAAAGAATTCGGAAGCCCACCAAGAGATATATTGAAGAGCTCTCTGAAAATGAATCTAGAGAGCCCAACCCCATGGCATCGTTAAGTTCAAGTAGAAATATGGGACCTGGACTTTCTACAACTTCATATGTGAGGCTTTCTGGGGATGCTTCTTCAGAGGTGAGAACATTTATCACCAGGGTAGACTCACTCGGAGGTTCTGATGTTCAAGTTCCTTGTGTTTCTCGGGTTCGAAGAAGTCATCCAAGGAAAGATTTTACATCACTTACG AAATTCCTTCCAATTGGCATTGCCAAGACTGCAAAATCAGATAATAAGGTTCTTGCAGAAAATGGTTCTTGTGCTGCTAGTGAGAATCCAGACAAAATCCTGAAGGCAAGATCCGCTCCTGGAAAGCTTCAGCCAGTGAGAGCAACTGAGACTTTG CCTTCTTGTGAACCTGAAAAAGAGAAGCAGCTTCCAGGAGTAAGCACAAGCGAACCACAGCAGGAATTGAGACCAAAAAGGGTGGATCCACTCAGCCATACCTCAGAGGACAGTATAGTTACTGTTCCCACTGCTAAAggtggaatgagaaggaaacatCATCGAGCGTGGACTCTTGTTGAGGTAATGAAGTTGGTTGATGGTGTATCACGGTGTGGCGCAGGGAGGTGGTCTGAGATCAAACGGCTCTCCTTTTCATCACACTCGTATCGTACCTCTGTCGATCTTAAG GACAAGTGGAGGAATTTGCTCAAGGCTAGCTTTGCTCAGGCACCTGCAGATGAAGGG ATGAACGTGCGGAAGCATGGTACAGCGCCAATCCCGGAACCGATTTTGCTACGAGTACGAGAGCTTGCGCAGATGAATTCTCAGGCACCTCCAAATTTCAGCTCAAGCAAGTTAGTAGCTGGTGCTGGAAATGCACACGGAGATAGACCAGGGTACTTGTAG
- the LOC112710424 gene encoding uncharacterized protein isoform X3: MNGVAMVVEGDGRLVPATDDEVMEMEDFLEHENSEMRVVADTGQSLECISIERSSSGKLRLECPKGTADADFGKLNAKLQYIEQMLQKVKQEERLRLSCESPVPSRVKKDNQCSDDKAVTVENNQSDGPHHEIPSLASSLNYTHSNQSGSVDQCSRPSEGVIESGSSASAVYSALKSNFSMFDGEICLDKLSIRELHELFKVTFGRETTVKDKQWLKRRIAMSLTNSRDVSATTFIIKDNKIVRKCEDSSGNGDAEDVISMENAPVEADVNMKDSSALEGCGTEDNQVVFETKLGKHDMEHGLGGEDHQRAAKRIRKPTKRYIEELSENESREPNPMASLSSSRNMGPGLSTTSYVRLSGDASSEVRTFITRVDSLGGSDVQVPCVSRVRRSHPRKDFTSLTKFLPIGIAKTAKSDNKVLAENGSCAASENPDKILKARSAPGKLQPVRATETLPSCEPEKEKQLPGVSTSEPQQELRPKRVDPLSHTSEDSIVTVPTAKGGMRRKHHRAWTLVEVMKLVDGVSRCGAGRWSEIKRLSFSSHSYRTSVDLKDKWRNLLKASFAQAPADEGMNVRKHGTAPIPEPILLRVRELAQMNSQAPPNFSSSKLVAGAGNAHGDRPGYL, encoded by the exons ATGAACGGAGTTGCCATGGTG GTTGAAGGTGATGGGAGGTTAGTGCCTGCAACAGATGATGAAGTAATGGAGATGGAGgattttcttgagcatgaaaacAGTGAAATGCGTGTTGTTGCAGACACTGGGCAAAGTTTGGAGTGCATATCAATTGAAAGATCATCTTCTGGGAAACTTCGATTGGAGTGCCCAAAAG GCACTGCGGATGCAGATTTTGGGAAACTAAATGCAAAATTACAG TACATTGAGCAGATGTTGCAAAAGGTCAAACAAGAAGAGAGACTTCGATTGTCTTGTGAATCACCTGTTCCTTCTCGTGTAAAGAAGGACAACCAGTGTTCTGATGATAAAGCTGTCACAGTTGAGAATAATCAATCTGATGGCCCACACCATGAAATTCCTTCTTTAGCATCAAGCTTAAATTATACGCATAGTAATCAATCTGGGAGTGTTGATCAGTGTTCCAGACCTTCAGAAGGAGTGATTGAGAGCGGATCATCTGCTTCTGCTGTCTATTCTGCTTTGAAGTCCAATTTTTCAATGTTTGATGGAGAAATATGCTTGGACAAGCTATCCATCAGAGAACTACATGAACTGTTTAAAGTAACTTTTGGTCGGGAAACTACTGTGAAAGACAAGCAGTGGCTGAAAAGGAGGATTGCCATGAGTTTAACAAACTCGCGTGATGTTTCAGCAACAACTTTCATTATTAAAGATAACAAAATAGTAAGAAAATGTGAAGACAGTTCTGGAAATGGAGATGCTGAAGATGTAATCTCCATGGAAAATGCACCTGTAGAAGCAGATGTTAACATGAAGGATTCATCTGCTTTGGAGGGTTGTGGAACTGAAGATAATCAAGTTGTTTTTGAAACAAAACTGGGAAAACATGATATGGAACATGGATTGGGAGGTGAGGATCACCAAAGAGCTGCAAAAAGAATTCGGAAGCCCACCAAGAGATATATTGAAGAGCTCTCTGAAAATGAATCTAGAGAGCCCAACCCCATGGCATCGTTAAGTTCAAGTAGAAATATGGGACCTGGACTTTCTACAACTTCATATGTGAGGCTTTCTGGGGATGCTTCTTCAGAGGTGAGAACATTTATCACCAGGGTAGACTCACTCGGAGGTTCTGATGTTCAAGTTCCTTGTGTTTCTCGGGTTCGAAGAAGTCATCCAAGGAAAGATTTTACATCACTTACG AAATTCCTTCCAATTGGCATTGCCAAGACTGCAAAATCAGATAATAAGGTTCTTGCAGAAAATGGTTCTTGTGCTGCTAGTGAGAATCCAGACAAAATCCTGAAGGCAAGATCCGCTCCTGGAAAGCTTCAGCCAGTGAGAGCAACTGAGACTTTG CCTTCTTGTGAACCTGAAAAAGAGAAGCAGCTTCCAGGAGTAAGCACAAGCGAACCACAGCAGGAATTGAGACCAAAAAGGGTGGATCCACTCAGCCATACCTCAGAGGACAGTATAGTTACTGTTCCCACTGCTAAAggtggaatgagaaggaaacatCATCGAGCGTGGACTCTTGTTGAGGTAATGAAGTTGGTTGATGGTGTATCACGGTGTGGCGCAGGGAGGTGGTCTGAGATCAAACGGCTCTCCTTTTCATCACACTCGTATCGTACCTCTGTCGATCTTAAG GACAAGTGGAGGAATTTGCTCAAGGCTAGCTTTGCTCAGGCACCTGCAGATGAAGGG ATGAACGTGCGGAAGCATGGTACAGCGCCAATCCCGGAACCGATTTTGCTACGAGTACGAGAGCTTGCGCAGATGAATTCTCAGGCACCTCCAAATTTCAGCTCAAGCAAGTTAGTAGCTGGTGCTGGAAATGCACACGGAGATAGACCAGGGTACTTGTAG